The Deltaproteobacteria bacterium genomic sequence GATGCTCTACGAATGCTGGCTCCAGTTCCGCGGTGAGGCGGGAAAACGCCAGCTTCCCGACCCCAGGCTGGCTGTCACCCACAACCTGGGCGGCCAGCCTTGGCGTTGCGTCGCCTTCGTCAGTGTCGTCGGCAAAGAGGCCGGGTGAACCGGTCTAGGGATCGAGAAAATACCAAATAATTTCAGCTAATTAGCAGTCACGTCTTTTAATTGCCAGTTATCCCTTGACCGGTTGCAGGGCATGATTACTACTGCCCCAGCTTCGTGTCTGCCGGGGAACGGCGGGGGCGGGGCAAATTCAGGTTTCAACTCAAGTTCCAATGAAAGGGATGGCAAGCATGAAGGTTCGTCCTCTGCATGACCGGTTACTGGTCAAACGGCTCGATCAGGAAGAAAAGACCAAGGGGGGGATCATCATCCCCGATTCCGCCAAGGAAAAACCGCAGGAAGCGGAAGTAGTGGCGGTGGGAAGCGGCCGGATCGATGAAAACGGCAAGCGCATCCCCCTCGATGTGAAGAAAGGCGACCGCATCCTGTTTTCCAAGTGGGGCGGCACCGAGATCAAGGTAGGCGGCGACGAGCTGCTGATCCTCAAGGAAGAAGACATCCTGGCCGTCATGGACTGATCGCCGGGCATTTTTTCAGGGAGTACGGAAAATCATGGCAGCGAAAGACATTCTTTACGGTGAAACCGGCCGCGCACAGCTTCTGCGTGGCGTCAATGCCCTGGCCGATGCGGTCAAGGTCACTCTCGGTCCCAAGGGCCGCAACGTCGTGATCGAAAAGACGTTCGGTTCGCCCACCATCACCAAGGACGGCGTGACGGTGGCCAAGGAAGTGGATATCGAGAACAAGTTCGAGAACATGGGAGCCCAGATGGTTC encodes the following:
- the groEL gene encoding chaperonin GroEL (60 kDa chaperone family; promotes refolding of misfolded polypeptides especially under stressful conditions; forms two stacked rings of heptamers to form a barrel-shaped 14mer; ends can be capped by GroES; misfolded proteins enter the barrel where they are refolded when GroES binds; many bacteria have multiple copies of the groEL gene which are active under different environmental conditions; the B.japonicum protein in this cluster is expressed constitutively; in Rhodobacter, Corynebacterium and Rhizobium this protein is essential for growth), with amino-acid sequence MAAKDILYGETGRAQLLRGVNALADAVKVTLGPKGRNVVIEKTFGSPTITKDGVTVAKEVDIENKFENMGAQMVREVAQKTNDIAGDGTTTATVLAQAIYREGVKLVAAGHNPMDLKRGIDKAVTVAVDELKSISKPTKDKKEIAQVG
- the groES gene encoding co-chaperone GroES, translated to MASMKVRPLHDRLLVKRLDQEEKTKGGIIIPDSAKEKPQEAEVVAVGSGRIDENGKRIPLDVKKGDRILFSKWGGTEIKVGGDELLILKEEDILAVMD